The Candidatus Methylomirabilota bacterium genome window below encodes:
- a CDS encoding type II toxin-antitoxin system RelE/ParE family toxin, whose translation MTAKPPERQARAVPRFMKSKRRLSPVVQAEVDSQIKALMDNPLVGEMKKGALKGVRVVTFKADDRQYLLAYYFHAKPNIIEALDVAVHENFYRSLESYLRDRP comes from the coding sequence ATGACCGCCAAGCCGCCTGAGCGGCAGGCCAGGGCAGTCCCGCGCTTCATGAAGTCGAAGCGGCGGCTGTCCCCCGTCGTTCAGGCCGAAGTGGACTCGCAGATCAAGGCCTTGATGGACAACCCGCTGGTGGGCGAGATGAAAAAGGGCGCATTGAAAGGAGTTCGGGTCGTCACATTCAAGGCCGATGACCGGCAGTATCTCCTGGCCTATTACTTCCACGCCAAGCCCAATATCATCGAGGCATTGGACGTGGCCGTCCACGAGAACTTCTATCGGAGCTTGGAAAGCTACCTGAGGGACCGTCCATGA